A genomic region of Candidatus Binatia bacterium contains the following coding sequences:
- a CDS encoding DUF2269 family protein has translation MRDLLVYLHAASAVALIAELLYAGFWLRSALARGGGSAITRYTLATMEWTSKSIALPAILVNLITGLGLLHFAHIRFSEAKWVVVSLLLYVILTGVWHGMLIPTRKKMQRLVEAEPAAGYAKEERETSSEFLGMAKRWLSVNAGALVLVFGILALMVLKPRF, from the coding sequence GTGAGAGACCTGCTCGTCTACCTCCACGCCGCGAGCGCGGTGGCGCTGATCGCCGAGCTCCTGTACGCAGGCTTCTGGCTCCGATCCGCGCTCGCGCGCGGCGGAGGCTCGGCCATCACCCGCTACACGCTCGCGACGATGGAGTGGACGAGCAAGTCGATCGCGCTTCCCGCGATCCTCGTCAACCTGATCACCGGGCTGGGCCTGCTCCACTTCGCGCACATCCGCTTCTCGGAGGCGAAGTGGGTCGTGGTGTCGCTTTTGCTCTACGTGATCCTGACGGGGGTGTGGCACGGCATGCTGATCCCCACGCGGAAGAAGATGCAGCGGCTGGTCGAGGCCGAGCCCGCGGCCGGCTACGCCAAGGAAGAGCGGGAGACCTCAAGCGAATTCCTGGGGATGGCGAAGCGGTGGCTCAGCGTGAACGCCGGCGCGCTCGTGCTGGTGTTCGGGATCCTCGCGCTGATGGTTTTGAAGCCGAGGTTCTAG